One window from the genome of Rhodopirellula halodulae encodes:
- the mgtE gene encoding magnesium transporter — MNAPELNAPETTSVANLDKPQDEADWRPWERLAELVDSGDGEGLEDYLSNLSASDQALSLSRLDEEHHTAVLTLLPAEEAAEVLRHLSETQAAELVDGLEAADAAAIVHEMSSDEQADLLGDLDDEHAESILQALPPEEAASVRELAAYSDDQAGGLLVREILRFNQKSLVHEVITTLSENAEEFRDYDVQYAYLTDDDGKLVGVLPMRNLLFARRTDPVADIMILDPLSITASMPLDELRDFFDAHHFLGVPVVDDQNKLLGVVHRNAVDYESTRAAESDFLKSQGIIGEELRTMPLWLRSRRRLSWLSINILLNIGAAAVIAVFQETLSQVIALAVFLPIISDMSGCSGNQAVAVSMRELSLGLVRPTEMLLVWMKEVSVGLINGTVLGLLVAIVAVIWNGNPYLGLVVGFALCANTLIAVSIGGTVPLLLKRFGFDPAVASGPLLTTVTDMCGFFLVLGMATVLLERLV; from the coding sequence CCTGAACTGAATGCGCCAGAAACCACCTCGGTTGCCAACCTCGACAAACCGCAAGACGAAGCGGATTGGCGTCCTTGGGAACGACTGGCTGAATTGGTGGATTCAGGCGATGGCGAGGGACTGGAGGACTATCTCTCGAATCTGTCGGCCAGCGATCAAGCGTTGTCGTTGAGCCGTCTCGATGAAGAGCATCACACGGCGGTGCTGACTCTGCTGCCCGCGGAAGAAGCCGCCGAGGTTCTGCGACACCTCAGCGAAACCCAAGCTGCAGAATTGGTGGATGGGCTGGAAGCCGCCGACGCTGCGGCCATCGTCCACGAGATGTCCAGCGACGAACAGGCCGACTTGCTGGGTGACTTGGATGACGAACATGCCGAATCCATTTTGCAAGCGTTGCCGCCCGAGGAAGCCGCCTCGGTTCGCGAACTTGCCGCCTACAGTGACGACCAGGCCGGTGGTCTGCTGGTGCGCGAGATCCTACGTTTCAACCAAAAGAGCTTGGTTCACGAGGTCATCACCACGCTTTCGGAGAACGCCGAAGAGTTTCGTGACTACGACGTCCAATACGCTTATCTGACCGACGACGACGGTAAACTGGTCGGAGTGTTGCCGATGCGGAATTTGTTGTTCGCTCGCCGAACCGATCCCGTCGCGGACATCATGATCCTGGATCCGCTGTCGATCACCGCCAGCATGCCACTGGATGAACTACGCGACTTCTTCGATGCCCATCATTTCTTGGGCGTGCCCGTGGTCGACGACCAAAACAAACTTTTGGGCGTCGTTCACCGAAACGCCGTCGACTATGAATCGACCCGTGCGGCCGAAAGCGACTTCCTGAAGAGCCAAGGGATCATCGGCGAAGAACTACGCACGATGCCTTTGTGGCTGCGATCGCGACGGCGTCTGAGTTGGCTCAGCATCAACATTTTGCTCAACATTGGTGCCGCGGCCGTGATCGCGGTGTTCCAAGAAACACTCTCTCAAGTCATCGCGTTGGCGGTGTTCCTGCCGATCATCAGCGACATGAGTGGCTGCAGTGGCAACCAAGCCGTCGCGGTCAGCATGCGAGAACTTTCACTCGGTTTGGTGCGTCCCACCGAGATGCTGCTGGTTTGGATGAAAGAAGTCAGCGTGGGTCTGATCAACGGCACCGTGCTGGGCTTGCTAGTCGCCATTGTCGCGGTGATTTGGAATGGCAACCCGTACCTGGGACTGGTGGTCGGATTCGCTTTGTGCGCCAACACGCTGATCGCCGTCTCCATCGGTGGAACCGTGCCCTTGTTGCTGAAGCGTTTTGGGTTCGACCCTGCCGTGGCCAGTGGCCCCTTGCTCACCACCGTCACCGACATGTGCGGTTTCTTCTTGGTGCTAGGCATGGCAACTGTCCTGCTCGAGCGACTGGTCTAA